Proteins encoded within one genomic window of Brassica rapa cultivar Chiifu-401-42 chromosome A09, CAAS_Brap_v3.01, whole genome shotgun sequence:
- the LOC103839289 gene encoding histone H3.2 produces the protein MARTKQTARKSTGGKAPRKQLATKAARKSAPATGGVKKPHRFRPGTVALREIRKYQKSTELLIRKLPFQRLVREIAQDFKTDLRFQSSAVAALQEAAEAYLVGLFEDTNLCAIHAKRVTIMPKDIQLARRIRGERA, from the coding sequence ATGGCTCGTACCAAGCAGACGGCAAGAAAATCCACCGGAGGAAAGGCTCCAAGGAAGCAACTCGCGACGAAGGCGGCGAGGAAATCGGCCCCGGCGACCGGAGGAGTGAAGAAGCCGCACAGATTCCGTCCCGGAACGGTGGCGCTGAGGGAGATCAGGAAGTACCAGAAGAGCACGGAGCTTCTGATCCGCAAGCTTCCCTTCCAGCGTCTGGTCCGCGAGATCGCGCAGGATTTCAAAACGGATCTGCGTTTCCAGAGCAGCGCCGTCGCGGCTCTCCAGGAAGCGGCGGAGGCTTACCTCGTGGGGCTGTTCGAGGACACGAACCTGTGCGCGATTCACGCAAAGAGAGTGACGATCATGCCTAAGGACATCCAGCTTGCGAGGAGGATCAGAGGCGAGAGAGCTTAA